From a region of the Luteibaculum oceani genome:
- the rseP gene encoding RIP metalloprotease RseP: MEFSVILIKAAQLILSLSILIVLHELGHFIPARLFGTRVEKFYLFFDWKFSLLKFKKGDTEYGIGWIPLGGYVKISGMIDESMDKEQLAKDPEPYEFRSKPAWQRLIIMLGGVTVNLILGFFIYAMVLFAYGSDKLPLKSAEFGMEYAELLQEQGFVNGDKLVKIGDKEVKYFSEVNAALIIEDYNSVTVERNGTIQEIEIAPDFKEKLIEANPRSPVLQPRIPFLIDSVLPNSLASKAGLLKGDRIVKADSDSALMLMEVRERIGKAKGDTILLGVISSSGDYRQLKVTPDTSGTIGVFMAPPTRFLEVEKVNYSFAEAIPAGFNLCISTLTNYVRSLKLLGTKAGASSIGGFGSIGNLFPATWDWESFWRLTAFISIVLAFMNVLPIPALDGGHVIFLLWEIISGKKPPQKVLEVAQTIGMVLLLALLLFANINDIIKGIFG, translated from the coding sequence ATGGAATTTTCGGTTATCCTTATTAAGGCCGCTCAACTAATACTTTCACTTTCAATTTTAATTGTACTTCACGAACTGGGACATTTTATCCCAGCTAGACTATTTGGTACTCGGGTTGAGAAGTTTTACCTCTTTTTCGATTGGAAATTTTCCTTACTAAAATTCAAGAAGGGAGATACAGAATATGGAATTGGCTGGATTCCACTTGGAGGCTATGTTAAAATTTCAGGGATGATAGATGAATCCATGGATAAAGAACAACTAGCCAAGGATCCAGAACCCTATGAATTTAGAAGTAAGCCAGCATGGCAGCGATTAATTATTATGCTAGGGGGGGTTACGGTAAATCTTATTCTGGGATTCTTTATTTACGCTATGGTTCTATTTGCCTATGGATCAGATAAGTTACCCCTGAAATCCGCTGAGTTCGGTATGGAATATGCCGAATTGTTACAAGAACAAGGATTTGTTAATGGAGATAAACTGGTAAAGATTGGTGATAAAGAGGTAAAGTATTTCAGTGAGGTAAATGCAGCGCTGATCATCGAAGATTATAACTCCGTTACCGTAGAGCGAAATGGAACTATTCAAGAGATAGAAATAGCACCAGATTTTAAGGAAAAATTAATAGAGGCCAACCCGCGTTCACCAGTATTGCAGCCTAGAATTCCATTTTTAATTGATTCGGTATTGCCTAACAGCCTGGCCAGTAAAGCTGGGCTATTGAAAGGAGATAGAATTGTAAAAGCTGACAGCGACAGTGCACTTATGCTTATGGAAGTGCGCGAAAGAATTGGCAAAGCAAAGGGCGATACTATTCTTTTAGGAGTGATATCAAGTTCTGGAGACTACCGACAACTTAAAGTTACTCCAGACACCAGTGGAACAATAGGCGTATTTATGGCTCCACCTACCCGTTTTTTAGAGGTGGAAAAAGTAAATTATTCTTTTGCAGAAGCTATTCCAGCAGGATTTAATCTGTGCATTTCTACCTTAACTAATTATGTACGTTCCTTAAAACTTTTAGGCACAAAAGCAGGAGCATCTAGTATTGGTGGATTTGGGAGTATAGGGAACCTATTTCCGGCCACATGGGACTGGGAGTCATTTTGGAGATTAACGGCCTTTATATCCATTGTTTTGGCTTTTATGAATGTGTTACCTATTCCTGCACTCGACGGTGGGCATGTAATTTTCTTGCTTTGGGAGATTATTTCAGGTAAAAAGCCACCTCAAAAGGTGCTAGAAGTAGCCCAAACCATAGGAATGGTTCTTCTTCTTGCACTACTCTTATTCGCAAACATCAACGATATCATAAAGGGTATATTCGGATAG
- a CDS encoding 1-deoxy-D-xylulose-5-phosphate reductoisomerase, whose amino-acid sequence MEGNKKGICILGSTGSIGTQTLDVIRANQDKFQVQVLVAGSNYELLYKQAVEFEPIAVVINSEEGYNKIHDPLFDKGIKVYQGKQAICDVVTFPSVDVVLTAMVGAAGLDPTIAAIKSKKVIALANKETLVVGGHLIAELLKQYPTPIIPVDSEHSAIFQCLVGEGNNELEKVILTASGGPFRGKTRDELQGVTLKQALKHPNWSMGAKITIDSATMMNKGLELIEAKWLFSCPSEKLEVIVHPQSIIHSLVQFTDGSMKAQMGLPDMKLPIQYALAYPNRISNDFPRFNFMDYPQLNFEQPDLNTFKNLQLAYDAIEASNGMACVLNAANEVTVDAFLKEKIGFLEIGDSNEEIMGQFAGAKANNFDDLFALDQEVRMATSQFIKTKV is encoded by the coding sequence ATGGAGGGGAATAAAAAGGGAATTTGCATTCTAGGGTCTACCGGAAGTATTGGAACGCAAACTTTAGATGTAATCCGTGCAAATCAGGATAAATTTCAAGTTCAGGTTTTAGTTGCAGGTAGCAATTACGAATTGCTGTACAAACAAGCGGTAGAATTCGAACCTATTGCCGTTGTCATCAATTCTGAGGAGGGCTATAACAAGATCCACGATCCATTATTTGATAAGGGGATTAAAGTATATCAAGGTAAGCAGGCGATTTGCGATGTAGTTACTTTCCCAAGCGTAGATGTAGTCCTAACTGCAATGGTTGGAGCAGCTGGATTAGACCCTACTATCGCAGCCATCAAAAGCAAAAAGGTTATAGCCCTTGCCAACAAAGAAACGCTGGTGGTTGGTGGACATCTTATTGCGGAGTTATTAAAACAATACCCTACACCGATTATCCCTGTAGATTCTGAGCACTCAGCAATATTCCAATGCTTGGTTGGCGAAGGAAATAACGAATTAGAAAAGGTTATTCTAACCGCTTCCGGAGGACCATTTAGAGGGAAAACAAGAGATGAGCTTCAAGGCGTTACCCTGAAGCAAGCGCTTAAACATCCCAATTGGAGTATGGGAGCCAAAATCACCATCGATTCGGCTACCATGATGAACAAAGGCCTAGAGCTTATTGAAGCAAAATGGCTTTTTAGCTGTCCATCAGAAAAATTGGAAGTTATTGTACACCCGCAATCTATTATCCATTCGCTCGTTCAATTTACCGATGGTAGTATGAAAGCTCAAATGGGCCTACCTGATATGAAGTTACCCATTCAGTATGCCCTAGCGTACCCGAATAGAATCAGCAACGATTTTCCGCGTTTCAATTTTATGGATTACCCCCAACTAAATTTCGAACAGCCCGATTTAAACACTTTTAAAAATTTACAGCTGGCCTACGACGCTATTGAGGCTAGTAACGGAATGGCATGCGTGTTAAATGCTGCTAACGAAGTTACCGTTGACGCCTTTTTAAAAGAGAAAATCGGATTTTTGGAAATTGGAGATAGTAATGAAGAAATTATGGGGCAATTTGCGGGAGCAAAAGCAAATAATTTCGACGACTTATTTGCCTTAGATCAAGAAGTAAGAATGGCCACCAGCCAATTCATTAAAACAAAAGTTTAA
- a CDS encoding OmpA family protein: protein MIRQAFQLLLLTVISGLAVNTSAQSFRSSLELADLAYNQGNYYTAAQYYHEVFQELKEPEKTAFPYGGATPKKKNEEFNTYKYVIGQLARSYYFYKDYPKAEAWYAKTVSLDEYSDIENLINYGICLRANENFDEAVIMLNKAKQQYRPKYIENDGGKLVESESTKGMYKRIEFELACAKFAQEQLKVNSAFVPEKLDTLVLNVEDASNYAASLMPNDKMAFTTTRTIVDNPSSKKYGAYRNSIMTYNLIDSSLTPLEFGFGLDRNAAAPAVNGDATAMYFTSWSNDEENPQLKIYMSRPLNDSIWEEPKPLNSIVNLPGTNAKQPSVTKDGRMLYFASDRKEGFGGFDIYYVRLDEMGQPFGRALNAGDNVNTERDEETPFFDEVGQILYFSSKGWIGMGGLDVFMAEKRSNGFGKAQNMGYPLNSSKDDAYFITASDVNIGYVSSDRGRNTCCYQLYSFEMAYYFVGGTVLDAVDDTYLQNVKVTLIDSNGLEVAIAYTDDLGKYTLPVTKGRNYKVIYNKDNFLEDEMFISTALIYPNDTTDLGVVKLITTEVGRAVKLENIYYDFGKATLRESSKEVLAKLARQLKKYPYLVIEIGSHTDNIGSDKYNFDLSNRRSQSVVDFLISQGINKSMIVARGYGESMPKVPNTNPDGSDNEANRQINRRTEFKVLEYRFENEK from the coding sequence ATGATCCGTCAAGCGTTTCAGCTTTTATTATTAACCGTTATAAGCGGTTTAGCGGTTAACACTTCCGCTCAAAGTTTTAGAAGCTCTCTTGAGTTAGCCGATTTGGCTTACAATCAAGGAAATTACTACACTGCTGCGCAGTACTATCACGAGGTGTTCCAAGAACTGAAGGAGCCAGAAAAAACTGCGTTCCCTTATGGAGGAGCTACCCCGAAGAAAAAAAATGAGGAGTTCAATACATACAAGTATGTAATTGGGCAGTTAGCTAGAAGTTATTACTTCTACAAAGACTACCCGAAAGCAGAAGCTTGGTATGCAAAAACGGTTTCTCTAGATGAATACAGTGACATCGAAAACCTAATCAATTATGGAATTTGCCTTAGAGCAAATGAAAATTTTGATGAGGCTGTTATCATGCTCAACAAAGCAAAACAACAATATCGTCCTAAGTACATAGAAAACGACGGTGGTAAGCTTGTTGAAAGCGAAAGCACTAAAGGCATGTACAAGCGTATTGAGTTTGAATTGGCTTGTGCGAAATTCGCTCAAGAGCAACTTAAAGTTAACTCGGCTTTTGTTCCGGAAAAACTAGATACCCTGGTTCTAAATGTGGAAGATGCTTCTAATTATGCGGCTAGTCTTATGCCAAATGATAAAATGGCATTCACAACTACAAGAACTATTGTGGATAATCCAAGTTCGAAAAAATACGGTGCGTATAGAAACTCGATAATGACTTATAACCTTATCGACTCTTCACTTACACCGCTAGAGTTTGGTTTTGGATTAGATCGTAATGCGGCTGCTCCTGCAGTTAATGGAGATGCAACTGCTATGTACTTTACTTCTTGGTCTAACGACGAGGAGAATCCACAATTAAAGATTTACATGTCTCGCCCATTAAATGACTCTATTTGGGAGGAGCCAAAGCCTCTAAATTCTATCGTAAACCTACCTGGAACAAATGCTAAGCAGCCTTCGGTAACTAAGGATGGAAGAATGTTATATTTTGCCAGCGATCGAAAAGAAGGTTTTGGTGGTTTTGATATCTACTACGTTAGGCTTGATGAAATGGGACAACCATTTGGAAGAGCATTAAACGCTGGTGATAACGTGAACACAGAACGCGACGAAGAAACACCTTTCTTTGATGAGGTAGGACAAATCCTATATTTCTCTTCAAAAGGATGGATTGGAATGGGAGGATTGGACGTCTTCATGGCTGAAAAAAGAAGCAATGGATTCGGTAAGGCTCAGAATATGGGTTACCCATTGAATTCTTCAAAAGACGATGCGTACTTCATCACTGCGAGCGATGTAAATATTGGTTATGTTTCTTCAGACCGTGGAAGAAATACTTGTTGTTATCAGTTGTATAGTTTCGAAATGGCCTACTACTTTGTTGGAGGTACAGTTCTTGATGCTGTAGACGACACTTACCTACAGAATGTTAAAGTAACTCTAATAGATTCTAACGGGTTAGAAGTTGCAATTGCTTACACCGATGATTTGGGTAAGTATACTTTGCCAGTTACTAAGGGAAGAAATTATAAAGTAATCTACAATAAGGATAATTTCCTTGAGGATGAGATGTTTATTTCAACCGCACTTATCTATCCTAATGATACAACAGATCTTGGAGTTGTAAAATTGATTACTACAGAAGTGGGTAGAGCGGTTAAGTTGGAAAACATCTATTACGATTTTGGAAAGGCCACTTTAAGAGAATCTTCTAAAGAGGTTCTTGCAAAGCTAGCTAGACAGCTTAAGAAGTATCCATACTTAGTGATCGAAATAGGTTCTCATACGGACAATATAGGATCTGATAAGTACAATTTTGATCTTTCCAATAGAAGGTCTCAATCGGTTGTTGATTTTCTTATTTCGCAGGGTATTAATAAATCTATGATTGTTGCGAGAGGTTATGGTGAATCCATGCCTAAGGTTCCAAATACCAATCCTGATGGATCGGATAATGAGGCAAACCGTCAGATCAATAGAAGAACTGAATTTAAGGTATTAGAGTATCGTTTCGAAAACGAGAAATAA
- a CDS encoding PorP/SprF family type IX secretion system membrane protein, translating to MNRNFQSYLIALVVLLSCLSAKAQDPHFSQYFQAPLYTNPALTGQLNGNYRVTALYRSQWQAFGNSFTTASISADTRKDAWGLGVSIIDELSSNNNFGTLNGMVSASYDIAAKSNTPHHFIFGVQAGVLYKSYRTGDITTPSQWDPATGGGTGDLGEDFGGLSSIMPDINFGFMWFNGSAKVRVAPFAGAAVFHLLEPNDDFGGGNVKLPRRYMVHGGARIRTDNGLDITPHAQIMYQRMAYNAIIGTNFSYALIDTETRLEGGVSYRVNDAVIPYIGMLYKDFLFGATFDVNVSSLSDVGTFKNAVEFSLTYTNRKNKYRQEYICPRL from the coding sequence ATGAATCGCAATTTTCAATCATATTTGATAGCGCTGGTAGTATTACTTAGCTGCTTAAGCGCAAAGGCTCAGGATCCACATTTTTCGCAGTATTTCCAGGCGCCTTTATACACCAACCCTGCTTTAACGGGGCAGCTAAATGGTAACTACCGTGTAACCGCATTGTATCGTTCGCAATGGCAAGCATTTGGTAATTCTTTTACCACAGCTTCAATCAGTGCAGATACGCGAAAAGATGCTTGGGGTCTAGGAGTTAGTATTATTGATGAATTATCAAGCAATAACAACTTCGGTACGCTAAATGGAATGGTTTCGGCATCTTATGATATAGCAGCCAAAAGCAATACTCCGCATCACTTTATTTTTGGTGTACAAGCTGGTGTGTTATATAAGTCGTACCGCACAGGTGATATTACCACTCCTTCTCAATGGGATCCTGCTACCGGTGGTGGTACAGGAGATTTAGGAGAAGACTTTGGTGGATTAAGCTCCATTATGCCAGACATAAACTTTGGTTTTATGTGGTTTAATGGTTCTGCTAAAGTTAGAGTAGCTCCTTTCGCAGGTGCTGCTGTTTTCCACCTTCTTGAGCCTAATGATGACTTTGGAGGGGGAAATGTTAAGTTGCCAAGAAGATATATGGTTCATGGTGGGGCTCGTATTAGAACCGATAATGGTTTAGACATTACTCCTCACGCGCAAATTATGTATCAGCGTATGGCATACAATGCTATCATTGGAACCAATTTTAGCTATGCATTAATAGATACAGAAACAAGGTTAGAAGGAGGTGTATCCTATCGTGTTAATGATGCGGTAATACCATACATTGGAATGTTGTACAAAGACTTTTTGTTTGGAGCAACTTTCGATGTAAATGTTTCTTCTCTTTCTGATGTTGGAACTTTCAAAAACGCGGTAGAGTTCTCGTTAACTTATACCAACAGAAAGAATAAGTATCGTCAAGAATATATTTGTCCAAGACTATAA
- a CDS encoding Ig-like domain-containing protein yields the protein MIKLKRPLHFISCLVISLFAINATAQNICANRAEVSTDASCIGCGVNNPDSAADCNLDSRATITANLLLSGGATLDLFFDGYTGATGDTVELYVAASNNSALSGTTVSSFGTDGTGMIQENPDGKTLAQLSIVMQGDLLRVRFFPESPFTGVRLNSNAQNGGGNFTLDVAKAHVLKSSGVVRETICEEPNVQTNSLGGTCTANFCEVQNPDAILTESEDDFATINVTAGLLAGTAELTGFWNQLGCSQDSARILLQSNNAPANATITIRALQKDNPGDAGAVVGTRTITALGTGKAEYYIHPGVPFNAVQVEVSVGGGFNNASIRVYAICMKRVTPPQPLNDQRNLTVCFGEGILLQTVPYNNETARWYTQRTGGTPVFTGDNYQTGPLTQDTVIYFEGFIPGAAGCVSSFRDSFAIDVTPTPPAADPFNGTLVACFNEPYTIAPKPEGNVFTFYTTDTTRIITASNFTIPNVLSDTTILVQNTVNGRCGSENLVAANIVLYKEPVVAQVVDTIGICLNPSGQPINSFLPVSVLDESPRNLGTTYRVYNRNRVLIGVGGGSPAEFVFGDSVLLPISQFAINSVGAVDSIFVDAVSGPCTESKNKQKIILIGVEPSTVIPDADDVYACEGENVTLTVNNPQPFQYYYWYDKPVGGSPLYIGTSITIPAPMTEDTLYVEGGYGSFCTSPGRDTVRIVPLSSIGNPFENLSVITCGDSTAVIDLTDAGYPLAEGSTYEWYTQATGGFPVFVGDSFVTPPATAPRTYFLEVSNASCQNRFQVQVDTVSPPDILVNQTLRYACEGDVVILTATSSDNRATFDWYNNPVFGAGNKLSSDNPFNYSPDFTTGDEKDVYVQAVIDQCKSSARSLIKVENITDRQEPVVMPMDTAICVGQSITFNIQPRLVPELVNYSWWDAVNGGNRVSTTASFSTPNLNSSKKYYAQLELADTNVCKGRGRTEVNVDVLPKLATPRLNDKCVADNNNVTYTWNSIPGATEYQYEINITVDGNQQAPQTGTTTNTSYTVSGLQPNSIVEFNLRALGQLNCQTSDQTFKTCVSNECGLDNLSPQQAFYQACEGENVTVGISGVPSDAVVTVLGQPAINNGSGNYSAVVTAADNPSELDITQIVNFTVSLPNANGCDPVDVPVVIRVSPTPEGKITVIALDPAVIGGKIQEYQFIADFRGGDKTWSWDFGDGNTSNEKNPVHKYQDDGVYTVKLEINKVNAGEFACPASAEAEVIVTSIPDLFVPNTFTPNGDGANDEWRVFGRNLDQEGYSVKIFNSYGNVVFESRELDQIWDGTYEGEPAPMGTYYYTLVVFDSIGQKLVREGTINLIRK from the coding sequence ATGATAAAGCTCAAGAGACCATTACATTTTATTAGCTGTCTAGTAATCAGCTTATTTGCAATTAATGCCACCGCGCAAAATATTTGCGCCAACAGAGCCGAAGTAAGTACAGATGCGTCTTGTATTGGATGTGGGGTAAACAACCCCGACAGTGCAGCAGATTGTAATCTTGACTCTCGCGCTACCATTACCGCAAACCTTCTACTTTCGGGTGGAGCCACATTGGATTTGTTTTTCGATGGCTACACTGGAGCAACAGGTGATACGGTTGAACTGTATGTGGCAGCATCTAACAATTCTGCGTTAAGCGGAACAACAGTAAGTTCATTTGGAACCGATGGAACTGGAATGATCCAGGAAAACCCCGATGGTAAAACATTGGCACAACTATCTATCGTAATGCAGGGCGATCTACTACGAGTTAGATTTTTCCCTGAATCTCCATTTACTGGGGTGCGTTTAAATTCTAACGCCCAAAATGGTGGTGGAAACTTTACGCTTGATGTTGCCAAGGCCCACGTTTTAAAATCTAGCGGTGTTGTTCGGGAAACGATTTGTGAAGAGCCAAACGTTCAAACCAACTCCCTGGGAGGTACTTGTACCGCTAACTTCTGTGAGGTTCAAAATCCCGACGCTATTTTAACAGAGAGCGAAGATGATTTTGCTACTATCAATGTTACTGCAGGGCTGTTGGCAGGAACCGCGGAATTAACTGGGTTCTGGAACCAACTTGGTTGTAGCCAAGATTCAGCAAGAATTCTTCTTCAATCCAATAATGCCCCAGCAAATGCTACAATTACTATCCGTGCACTTCAGAAAGATAATCCCGGTGATGCCGGAGCAGTAGTGGGGACAAGAACTATTACTGCACTTGGTACAGGTAAAGCTGAGTACTACATTCATCCTGGCGTTCCGTTCAATGCGGTTCAAGTAGAGGTGTCTGTAGGGGGTGGGTTTAACAATGCTTCTATCCGTGTTTACGCAATTTGCATGAAACGTGTAACACCTCCGCAACCCCTTAATGATCAAAGAAATTTAACGGTTTGTTTTGGTGAAGGAATTCTTCTTCAAACAGTTCCTTATAACAACGAAACTGCGAGATGGTACACGCAAAGAACCGGTGGAACTCCTGTTTTTACAGGGGATAACTACCAAACCGGACCATTAACTCAAGATACGGTCATCTATTTTGAAGGGTTTATTCCTGGTGCTGCAGGTTGTGTGTCTTCTTTTAGAGATTCCTTTGCTATCGATGTAACTCCAACTCCTCCAGCTGCGGATCCATTTAATGGAACATTGGTTGCATGTTTTAATGAGCCATATACCATTGCTCCAAAACCAGAGGGGAATGTATTCACATTCTATACTACAGATACCACTAGAATTATAACAGCATCTAATTTTACAATTCCTAATGTGCTATCTGATACTACCATTCTAGTGCAGAACACTGTTAATGGGCGATGTGGTTCTGAAAATCTAGTTGCAGCAAATATCGTTTTATACAAGGAACCTGTTGTTGCTCAGGTAGTGGATACAATCGGAATTTGTTTGAATCCATCTGGACAACCAATTAACAGTTTCCTTCCTGTTTCTGTGTTAGATGAGTCACCAAGAAATCTTGGGACTACCTACAGAGTTTATAATAGAAATAGAGTGTTAATCGGTGTAGGAGGGGGAAGTCCTGCTGAATTCGTTTTTGGGGATTCTGTTTTACTTCCAATTTCTCAGTTTGCAATAAACAGTGTTGGAGCGGTAGACTCCATTTTTGTGGACGCAGTTTCTGGTCCATGTACTGAATCTAAGAACAAACAAAAAATTATTTTAATTGGTGTTGAGCCAAGTACGGTTATTCCAGATGCAGACGATGTTTATGCCTGCGAAGGAGAAAACGTTACTTTAACCGTTAATAATCCTCAACCTTTCCAATACTATTATTGGTACGATAAGCCTGTAGGTGGATCTCCATTGTATATCGGAACAAGTATCACAATTCCTGCTCCTATGACGGAAGATACTCTGTATGTTGAGGGTGGATATGGTAGCTTCTGTACTTCTCCAGGTAGAGATACGGTAAGAATTGTACCGTTAAGCAGCATAGGAAATCCTTTTGAAAACCTAAGCGTAATAACTTGTGGAGATAGCACTGCGGTTATAGACTTAACAGATGCTGGTTATCCTCTTGCAGAAGGGTCCACTTATGAGTGGTATACTCAGGCAACTGGTGGTTTCCCAGTATTTGTTGGAGATAGTTTCGTAACTCCTCCTGCAACTGCTCCAAGAACATACTTCTTAGAAGTAAGTAACGCGAGCTGTCAAAACCGTTTCCAAGTACAGGTAGATACAGTTTCTCCTCCAGATATTTTGGTTAACCAAACATTGAGATATGCTTGTGAGGGTGATGTTGTGATTTTAACTGCGACTTCATCTGATAACAGAGCTACTTTTGACTGGTACAACAACCCAGTTTTTGGGGCGGGAAATAAACTTTCTTCTGATAACCCATTTAACTATAGCCCTGACTTTACAACAGGTGACGAGAAGGATGTCTATGTTCAAGCGGTTATTGATCAATGTAAATCTTCTGCAAGATCATTGATTAAGGTAGAGAACATTACAGACCGTCAGGAGCCAGTGGTAATGCCAATGGACACCGCTATCTGTGTTGGTCAGTCAATTACCTTTAATATCCAGCCAAGACTAGTGCCAGAGTTAGTAAATTACTCTTGGTGGGATGCAGTTAACGGTGGAAATAGAGTAAGCACTACTGCAAGCTTCTCAACTCCAAACCTAAACAGTAGCAAGAAGTATTATGCACAATTAGAGTTGGCAGATACAAATGTTTGTAAGGGTAGAGGAAGAACAGAAGTTAATGTAGACGTGCTTCCAAAACTAGCTACTCCAAGATTAAATGATAAGTGTGTTGCAGATAACAACAACGTAACTTATACATGGAACTCTATACCTGGAGCAACTGAGTACCAATACGAGATTAACATTACCGTTGATGGTAACCAACAAGCTCCTCAGACGGGAACAACGACTAACACGAGCTATACAGTTTCTGGATTACAACCAAACTCTATTGTTGAGTTTAACCTTAGAGCATTGGGTCAGCTTAACTGCCAAACTTCGGATCAAACCTTTAAGACTTGTGTAAGTAACGAGTGTGGGTTAGATAATTTATCTCCACAACAAGCATTTTACCAAGCTTGTGAGGGTGAGAATGTTACTGTTGGAATTTCTGGTGTACCAAGCGATGCAGTAGTAACTGTATTAGGTCAACCAGCTATAAACAACGGAAGCGGAAATTATTCTGCAGTGGTTACCGCGGCGGATAATCCAAGTGAATTAGACATTACACAAATCGTGAACTTCACTGTGTCATTGCCAAATGCTAATGGTTGTGATCCTGTTGATGTACCAGTAGTAATTAGAGTTTCTCCTACTCCAGAAGGTAAGATCACAGTGATTGCGCTAGATCCTGCAGTAATTGGTGGTAAGATTCAAGAGTATCAATTCATCGCAGACTTTAGAGGTGGAGATAAAACTTGGAGCTGGGATTTTGGAGATGGTAATACTTCTAACGAGAAGAACCCAGTTCACAAATACCAAGACGACGGAGTTTATACTGTAAAACTGGAGATCAACAAGGTTAACGCAGGTGAATTTGCATGTCCTGCTTCTGCTGAGGCTGAGGTTATAGTAACCAGTATTCCGGATCTATTTGTTCCAAACACCTTTACTCCAAATGGAGATGGTGCAAACGACGAATGGAGAGTATTTGGTAGAAACCTAGACCAAGAAGGATACAGTGTTAAGATATTCAACAGCTATGGAAACGTTGTTTTTGAATCTAGAGAATTAGATCAGATTTGGGATGGTACTTACGAAGGAGAGCCAGCCCCAATGGGAACGTATTACTATACCTTGGTAGTTTTCGACAGCATTGGTCAGAAACTAGTAAGGGAAGGAACCATTAACCTAATCCGTAAATAA